The following proteins are co-located in the Phyllostomus discolor isolate MPI-MPIP mPhyDis1 chromosome 1, mPhyDis1.pri.v3, whole genome shotgun sequence genome:
- the LRRC57 gene encoding leucine-rich repeat-containing protein 57 — MGNSALRAHVETAQKTGVFQLKDRGLTEFPSELQKLTSNLRTIDLSNNKIESLPPMIIGKFTLLKSLSLNNNKLNILPDELHNLKKLETLSLNNNHLRELPSTFGQLSALKTLSLSGNQLRALPPQLCSLRHLDVVDLSKNQIRSIPDIVGELQVIELNLNQNQISQISVKISCCPRLKVLRLEENCLELSMLPQSILSDSQICLLAVEGNLFEIKKLRELEGYDKYMERFTATKKKFA, encoded by the exons AACAGCGCCCTCCGCGCTCATGTGGAAACCGCGCAAAAAACCGGTGTCTTTCAACTTAAGGACCGCGGGCTGACTGAG TTCCCTTCAGAGTTGCAGAAGCTGACGAGCAATCTCAGGACCATCGACTTATCCAACAACAAGATAGAGAGCCTACCGCCCATGATTATAGGGAAGTTCACTCTGCTGAAGAGCCTCTccttgaacaacaacaaactgA ATATTCTCCCTGATGAGTTACACAATCTGAAAAAACTAGAGACACTAAGCTTAAACAACAATCACTTGAGAGAACTGCCCTCTACCTTTGGGCAACTGTCTGCCCTCAAGACCCTGAGCCTCTCTGGAAACCAGCTACGAGCACTACCACCCCAACTTTGTAGCCTGCGGCATCTGGATGTGGTGGATCTCTCCAAGAACCAGATTCGGAGCATACCTGACATAGTGGGGGAGCTGCAGGTCATCGAACTTAACCTCAACCAGAATCAG ATATCTCAGATTTCAGTAAAGATATCTTGCTGTCCTCGTCTTAAAGTTCTTCGTCTGGAAGAGAACTGCCTTGAACTCAGCATGCTTCCACAGAGCATCCTCAGTGATTCCCAGATCTGCCTGCTTGCTGTGGAAGGCAAcctttttgaaataaagaagcTTCGAGAACTAGAAGGCTATGATAAG TATATGGAGAGGTTCACGGCCACCAAGAAGAAGTTTGCATGA